One Trichoderma atroviride chromosome 7, complete sequence DNA segment encodes these proteins:
- a CDS encoding uncharacterized protein (EggNog:ENOG41~TransMembrane:3 (n7-17c25/26o114-132i144-164o170-188i)), with amino-acid sequence MMLDSKVAEATLQATLLNGFSGVCAQGITAYRTKSFQEVELESILRFVVYTALVTPPNYKWQEFLERKWPSRKPINGSSSDLKPSQKQDKGTVKDRLSLTNTAVKFLLDQSLSAPINTVAFIYLMGGMTFQSNSQIWNNVQKDFWPMLIAGYRVWPIIGLLNLSVVPFDYRQLVGSVAGLFWGIFLSLNKMT; translated from the exons ATGATGTTGGATTCCAAGGTTGCGGAAGCGACTCTCCAAGCTACTTTGCTCAACGGCTTTTCTGGAGTGTGTGCTCAGGGCATTACGGCTTATAGAACCAAG TCTTTCCAAGAAGTCGAACTAGAGTCAATACTGCGGTTTGTAGTATACACAGCTCTTGTTACGCCACCAAATTACAAATGGCAAGAGTTCTTAGAGCGCAAATGGCCATCCAGAAAGCCAATAAACGGATCATCATCTGACTTGAAACCGTCGCAAAAGCAAGACAAAGGCACAGTGAAAGATCGTCTAAGCTTAACTAATACGGCGGTCAAGTTTCTCTTGGATCAGTCACTTAGTGCACCCATCAATACGGTGGCTTTCATCTACCTCATGGGTGGCATGACATTTCAGAGTAACAGCCAGATTTGGAACAATGTCCAAAAG GATTTCTGGCCTATGCTAATTGCAGGATATCGCGTGTGGCCAATTATTGGTCTCTTGAATTTGAGCGTGGTACCGTTTGACTACCGACAATTAGTTGGCAGTGTAGCTGGACTGTTTTGGGGCATCTTCTTGAGTCTAAACAAAATGACATAG